One Drosophila subobscura isolate 14011-0131.10 chromosome U, UCBerk_Dsub_1.0, whole genome shotgun sequence DNA window includes the following coding sequences:
- the LOC117901755 gene encoding kinesin-like protein Klp59C — translation MRRATTYTWRALFDEDCSNASVDNFTARPLIRHIFEGGWTKCFAYGQTGSGKTHTMGGVFEGKNQN, via the exons ATGCGCCGCGCCACCACGTATACCTGGAGAGCACTT TTTGACGAGGATTGCTCGAATGCCAGTGTCGACAACTTCACAGCTCGTCCGCTGATCCGCCACATCTTCGAGGGTGGCTGGACCAAGTGCTTCGCTTATGGGCAGACGGGCAGCGGCAAGACTCACACCATGGGGGGAGTGTTCGAGGGAAAGAATCAGAACTAG
- the LOC117901753 gene encoding kinesin-like protein Klp59C, which yields MRRATTYTWRALFDEDCSNASVDNFTARPLIRHIFEGGWTKCFAYGQTGSGKTHSMGGVFEGKNQNKTLFQQAKLTNIKEPTRCSPFCRSQMVPDGTCTSSAVSSKSTICESTTCLSSARSSSSQGRLPLAGPGEGPRTRPLPGQEFNSNAKSSSSHAIFQIVLCSGNSNQASGKFSLIDLHPSERASDNFSTDSQACQKAAEIIKFLLVLKECIRALER from the exons ATGCGCCGCGCCACCACGTATACCTGGAGAGCACTT TTTGACGAGGATTGCTCGAATGCCAGTGTCGACAACTTCACAGCTCGTCCGCTGATCCGCCACATCTTCGAGGGTGGCTGGACCAAGTGCTTCGCTTATGGGCAGACGGGCAGCGGCAAGACTCACTCCATGGGGGGAGTGTTCGAGGGAAAGAATCAGAACAAGACTCTGTTTCAACAGGCAAAATTGACAAATATCAAAGAGCCGACGAGGTGTTCTCCATTCTGCAGGAGCCAGATGGTGCCCGACGGGACCTGCACGTCGTCTGCAGTTTCTTCGAAATCTACAATATGTGAATCCACGACCTGCTTGAGCTcggcaagaagcagcagctcgcAAGGAAGATTGCCATTAGCTGGTCCAGGTGAAGGACCGAGGACGCGCCCGCTCCCTGGGCAAGAGTTCAATAGCAACGCCAAGTCCTCCAGCTCGCATGCCATCTTCCAGATTGTGCTGTGCAGCGGCAACTCCAACCAAGCCTCTGGCAAATTCTCGCTGATTGATCTGCACCCCAGCGAGCGGGCGTCGGATAACTTCAGTACGGACAGCCAGGCGTGCCAGAAGGCCGCGGAGATCATCAAGTTCCTGCTGGTCCTCAAGGAGTGCATCCGTGCGCTGGAACGCTAG